One segment of Pelotomaculum isophthalicicum JI DNA contains the following:
- a CDS encoding glutamate decarboxylase, translated as MCWNKFARYFDVEPRIIPMEKDRFCIDAKSVMERIDENTICVGAIMGTTFTGACEPVKEINDLLVQVKENKGLDIPIHVDAASAGFILPFINPQLEWDFRLPQVRSINVSGHKFGLVYPGVGWLIFKNHTDLPEDLIFYVNYLGDTMPTYTLNFSRGSGMVLAQYYNLLHLGQSGYTNVMNNCMDNARYLANKLTDSDIFELVNNLELPIITFRFKNTPDFTPFQLSQKLRERGWMLPAYNLPDNTDDMTVMRVVVRETFSRDMAETFYADLIKAYQILNETEKEHLKPNVSPRRGHHVT; from the coding sequence ATCTGCTGGAATAAATTTGCGAGATATTTTGATGTTGAGCCCAGGATTATACCCATGGAAAAAGACCGATTTTGCATCGATGCTAAGTCAGTTATGGAACGGATCGATGAAAATACAATCTGTGTCGGTGCTATTATGGGAACTACTTTTACCGGGGCTTGTGAACCCGTTAAGGAAATAAATGATTTACTAGTCCAGGTTAAAGAAAATAAAGGTTTGGATATCCCGATTCATGTAGATGCCGCTAGTGCCGGTTTTATTTTGCCTTTTATTAATCCCCAACTGGAATGGGATTTCCGTTTGCCCCAGGTAAGATCCATCAATGTATCGGGACATAAATTCGGACTCGTTTATCCGGGAGTTGGTTGGCTGATATTCAAAAACCATACTGATTTACCTGAAGATTTAATATTCTATGTCAACTATCTGGGTGACACCATGCCAACTTATACCCTGAATTTTTCCCGGGGTTCCGGTATGGTGCTGGCCCAGTATTATAACCTTCTGCATCTGGGACAATCCGGCTATACTAATGTTATGAATAACTGCATGGATAATGCCAGATATCTGGCGAATAAACTCACCGACTCCGATATATTTGAGTTGGTAAATAATCTAGAACTCCCTATTATAACATTTAGATTTAAAAATACCCCTGACTTTACCCCCTTCCAATTATCGCAAAAACTACGTGAAAGAGGTTGGATGCTGCCGGCTTACAACCTCCCGGATAACACCGATGATATGACTGTGATGAGGGTTGTTGTCAGAGAAACCTTCAGTCGGGATATGGCAGAGACGTTTTATGCTGACTTGATTAAGGCATATCAAATACTTAACGAAACGGAAAAGGAACACTTGAAACCGAACGTATCACCTCGGCGAGGACATCATGTGACCTAG
- the hisA gene encoding 1-(5-phosphoribosyl)-5-[(5-phosphoribosylamino)methylideneamino]imidazole-4-carboxamide isomerase, with protein sequence MLIIPAIDLRAGKCVRLVEGKLDQETVYSDDPVAMAVHWQEQGARWLHVVDLDGAFAGAPKNLDVISEILAAVKMPVQIGGGIRSLETVERLLELGATRVILGTAAILKPQMVSEACDKYGEAILVGIDGRNGRVAIEGWGMTVNKSTLELAKEIQDRGVQRVVFTDIRRDGTLQGPNLEATGELARATGLKVVASGGVSTADDLRAVKKLEHLGVDSVIIGKSLYAGTVTLKEALAIAAGEEAEA encoded by the coding sequence ATGTTAATTATTCCCGCAATTGACTTGCGTGCCGGCAAGTGTGTGAGGCTGGTGGAGGGCAAGTTGGATCAGGAAACAGTTTATTCTGACGACCCGGTGGCAATGGCCGTTCACTGGCAGGAACAGGGCGCCCGCTGGCTGCACGTTGTTGACTTGGACGGCGCTTTCGCAGGCGCTCCCAAGAACCTGGACGTAATCAGTGAAATACTGGCCGCCGTCAAAATGCCGGTGCAGATAGGCGGGGGTATAAGAAGCCTGGAAACAGTGGAACGCTTGCTGGAACTGGGCGCGACAAGAGTGATCCTCGGGACGGCGGCTATCTTGAAGCCGCAAATGGTTTCCGAGGCCTGCGACAAGTACGGGGAGGCTATACTGGTAGGCATTGACGGGCGAAACGGGCGTGTAGCCATTGAAGGCTGGGGTATGACTGTGAACAAGAGTACCCTGGAACTGGCCAAAGAAATACAAGACCGGGGTGTCCAGCGAGTCGTGTTTACCGATATCAGGCGTGACGGTACCCTGCAGGGACCAAACCTGGAAGCCACCGGGGAACTTGCCAGGGCTACCGGTTTAAAAGTAGTCGCCTCCGGAGGTGTTTCCACCGCGGACGACCTCAGAGCAGTGAAAAAATTAGAGCATTTGGGTGTCGATTCAGTGATCATAGGCAAGTCACTTTATGCCGGGACAGTTACCCTAAAAGAAGCGCTGGCCATTGCCGCCGGGGAAGAAGCGGAGGCGTAA
- a CDS encoding YmaF family protein, translating to MHTHNFYGGTSYDDGHMHLYQGTTTPSPEGPSHTHHIYVRTTTEQMHDHLMDVETGPPIPIQWGHVHYFSGTTSINGAHPHSHRFGNVTNPSK from the coding sequence ATGCATACGCATAATTTCTATGGGGGAACGTCATATGATGACGGCCATATGCATTTGTATCAAGGGACTACTACTCCATCCCCGGAGGGTCCATCACATACCCATCATATATATGTCAGGACAACAACAGAGCAAATGCATGACCATCTGATGGATGTTGAAACAGGACCGCCAATACCGATCCAATGGGGGCATGTCCATTATTTTTCTGGAACAACAAGTATTAATGGTGCTCACCCGCATTCACACCGTTTTGGAAATGTTACAAACCCTTCAAAATAA
- the hisD gene encoding histidinol dehydrogenase — MKHEIVKIVKAGDSLLDKIFIRKMDNQAEIALQVARIIASVQARGDEAVGDFNAAFGGSRLTPGELRVTNDEVEAAYRLVDDSFLDALRIALHNITAFHNRQLQQSWFDTGGNGVVLGQMVRPLRRVGIYVPGGKASYPSSVLMNAVPARVAGVQEIAMVTPPAVDGKIDPHTLVAAAEAGVNEIYKMGGAQAIAALAYGTAVVPKVDKITGPGNIYVTLAKQQVYGLVDIDMLAGPSEVLVIADDTANPSFVAADLLSQAEHDEMASVVLLTPCGELAFKVQAEVFSQASLLSRKEIIEKSLENYGAIVVTENLDQAFDLANRFAPEHLELMISEPFNWLYKVENAGAVFLGRHTPEPVGDYVAGPNHVLPTGGTARFYSALGVDSFIKKTSLISYTQAGLNEVGGAIVKLAEVEGLTAHANSVRVRMLEHVAIKENEGS, encoded by the coding sequence ATGAAACATGAAATAGTAAAGATAGTTAAGGCTGGAGATTCCCTACTGGATAAAATATTCATCAGGAAGATGGATAATCAGGCGGAAATCGCCCTCCAGGTCGCCCGTATTATCGCTTCAGTACAAGCCAGGGGTGACGAGGCTGTAGGCGATTTTAACGCCGCTTTCGGCGGGAGCAGGCTTACACCGGGGGAACTTAGGGTTACTAATGATGAAGTGGAGGCTGCTTACCGGTTAGTCGACGATAGTTTTCTCGATGCGCTTCGTATTGCTTTACATAATATCACCGCTTTCCATAACAGGCAATTACAGCAATCATGGTTCGATACAGGCGGTAATGGAGTTGTTTTAGGTCAAATGGTCAGGCCTTTACGCCGTGTAGGCATTTATGTTCCCGGCGGCAAAGCGTCTTATCCGTCATCAGTGTTGATGAACGCGGTGCCGGCAAGGGTTGCCGGAGTTCAAGAAATCGCTATGGTTACTCCGCCTGCCGTCGATGGAAAAATAGACCCCCATACTTTAGTCGCGGCGGCTGAGGCAGGGGTGAATGAGATTTATAAAATGGGCGGAGCGCAAGCAATTGCGGCCCTGGCTTACGGGACGGCTGTTGTTCCCAAAGTTGATAAAATCACTGGTCCAGGCAACATTTACGTTACTCTAGCCAAGCAACAAGTTTATGGACTGGTGGATATCGATATGTTGGCCGGGCCGAGTGAGGTGCTGGTTATTGCCGACGATACCGCCAACCCGTCATTCGTGGCTGCCGACTTGCTGTCGCAGGCCGAACATGATGAAATGGCTTCAGTGGTTTTGTTGACCCCCTGCGGTGAGCTGGCGTTCAAAGTACAAGCGGAAGTATTTAGCCAGGCGTCGCTGCTTTCCAGAAAAGAGATAATTGAAAAATCCCTGGAAAATTACGGAGCTATAGTTGTTACCGAAAACCTGGATCAGGCTTTTGACCTGGCCAACCGCTTTGCTCCGGAACACCTGGAGTTAATGATCTCTGAGCCGTTTAATTGGCTATACAAAGTGGAAAATGCCGGCGCTGTTTTCTTGGGACGCCACACTCCCGAGCCGGTTGGCGACTACGTGGCGGGACCGAACCATGTTCTTCCGACGGGAGGCACGGCACGGTTTTACTCAGCTCTAGGTGTGGATTCTTTTATTAAGAAAACCAGTTTAATCTCTTATACACAGGCTGGTTTGAATGAAGTAGGCGGCGCCATAGTCAAGCTGGCGGAAGTTGAAGGCTTAACAGCCCATGCCAACTCTGTACGGGTAAGGATGCTTGAGCACGTAGCAATTAAAGAAAATGAGGGTTCATAA
- the hisF gene encoding imidazole glycerol phosphate synthase subunit HisF, which translates to MLQKRIIPCLDVANGRVVKGTNFVNLRDAGDPVELAAFYDREGADELIFLDITASFEERKTTLDMVYRTAGEVFIPYTVGGGISTLEDIRAILTAGADKVSVNTAAVKNPNLVAEAAGRFGSQCIVVAIDARQSGPASWEVYIHGGRTPTGIDAREWAQRVESLGAGEIMLTSMNRDGTKDGFDLPLTRTIARAVNIPVIASGGVGTLQHMAEGLTEGEADAALAASIFHYGEYSIRETKEYLRSVGIAVRI; encoded by the coding sequence ATGCTTCAGAAAAGGATTATTCCTTGTTTGGACGTTGCTAACGGCAGGGTTGTTAAAGGAACTAATTTCGTTAATTTGCGTGACGCCGGCGACCCGGTCGAGCTAGCCGCTTTTTATGACCGGGAAGGGGCGGATGAACTGATATTTTTGGATATCACCGCCTCTTTTGAGGAGCGTAAAACCACCCTTGACATGGTTTACCGCACTGCCGGCGAAGTGTTTATCCCGTACACCGTGGGTGGTGGAATCAGCACTCTGGAGGATATCCGCGCCATCCTTACGGCCGGCGCGGACAAAGTATCAGTCAATACCGCCGCGGTCAAGAATCCGAATCTGGTGGCTGAGGCAGCGGGCAGGTTCGGCAGCCAGTGTATCGTGGTTGCCATTGACGCCCGGCAGTCGGGACCGGCCAGCTGGGAGGTTTACATCCACGGGGGCCGTACTCCCACCGGGATCGATGCGCGGGAATGGGCTCAAAGAGTGGAATCACTTGGAGCCGGGGAAATAATGCTCACCAGCATGAACCGGGACGGCACTAAAGACGGGTTTGATCTCCCTTTAACCCGGACCATAGCGAGAGCGGTGAATATACCGGTAATCGCCTCCGGTGGGGTTGGTACTTTACAGCACATGGCGGAAGGTCTGACTGAAGGAGAAGCTGACGCCGCGCTGGCTGCCTCAATATTTCACTATGGTGAGTATTCGATCCGGGAGACGAAGGAATACTTGCGGTCTGTTGGCATCGCGGTGAGAATCTAG
- a CDS encoding YerC/YecD family TrpR-related protein, giving the protein MYSGKLKEEILDKLFEAILVLKDIDECYQFFEDLCTVAELKSLAQRLEVAKMLVENRTYGEITQYTGASTATISRVKRALNYGADGYKLVLERLGEDFS; this is encoded by the coding sequence TTGTACTCTGGGAAATTAAAGGAAGAAATCCTGGATAAGCTTTTTGAAGCCATATTAGTTTTAAAAGATATTGACGAATGCTACCAGTTCTTTGAGGATCTTTGCACAGTCGCAGAACTTAAGTCGTTGGCCCAAAGGCTTGAGGTGGCTAAAATGCTCGTGGAAAACCGGACTTACGGAGAAATTACTCAATACACCGGGGCCAGTACGGCAACAATCAGCCGGGTAAAAAGGGCTCTTAATTACGGAGCTGATGGATATAAATTGGTTTTGGAGCGGTTGGGTGAAGATTTTTCTTGA
- the hisI gene encoding phosphoribosyl-AMP cyclohydrolase translates to MDLSMIKYNEAGLVPAIVQDANNGEVLMMAYMNQASLEKTLATGETWFWSRSRKVFWHKGETSGNVQRVKEVFYDCDRDTLLFKVEQQGAACHEGYRTCFHYRMERDGTVTIVGEKLFDPDQVYGKQS, encoded by the coding sequence ATGGATTTAAGCATGATCAAATACAACGAAGCAGGCCTTGTTCCGGCCATAGTCCAGGACGCAAATAATGGAGAGGTTTTGATGATGGCCTATATGAATCAGGCATCTTTGGAAAAGACCCTGGCCACTGGTGAAACATGGTTCTGGAGCCGCAGCAGGAAGGTCTTCTGGCATAAAGGAGAGACTTCAGGCAACGTCCAGCGGGTGAAAGAGGTGTTTTACGACTGTGACCGCGATACCCTCCTGTTTAAAGTGGAACAACAAGGGGCTGCCTGTCATGAAGGATACCGCACTTGTTTTCATTACAGGATGGAGCGGGACGGAACCGTTACCATAGTCGGCGAGAAATTGTTTGATCCGGATCAGGTTTATGGAAAGCAATCTTAA
- a CDS encoding ORF6N domain-containing protein — MAEFYGTDTKHINDNFTNNKDRYALCKHYFILEGEELKQFKEAYPIFSGNLKYAPVIYLWTEKGAWLHAKSLNTDRAWEAQEPLRKLRIGRIKTLRRLPGNFQIRQR, encoded by the coding sequence TTGGCGGAATTTTATGGAACCGATACAAAACATATCAACGACAACTTTACAAACAACAAAGATCGCTATGCATTATGTAAACATTATTTCATCCTTGAAGGTGAAGAACTAAAACAGTTCAAGGAAGCTTACCCGATTTTTTCGGGGAACCTCAAATATGCTCCAGTAATTTACCTCTGGACCGAAAAGGGTGCCTGGCTTCATGCTAAATCCTTGAATACGGATCGGGCATGGGAGGCACAAGAACCGCTACGGAAATTACGTATCGGTCGAATCAAAACTTTACGCAGGCTGCCGGGGAATTTTCAAATTCGCCAGCGCTGA
- the hisH gene encoding imidazole glycerol phosphate synthase subunit HisH gives MIAIIDYGMGNLRSVHKGFEKVGVKTVVVDSPGQVDEADGVVLPGVGAFADAMTNLRSAGMDGAIHRAVAAGKPFLGICLGQQLLFETSEEWGINEGLGIFPGRVRRLPEGLKIPHMGWNQLEIQRPDPLLAGIPDRSSFYFVHSYYVDPAEKELALALTEYGVHFACIVGKGHVYGIQFHPEKSSSLGLKILENFGRVVEGC, from the coding sequence ATGATTGCGATTATTGATTACGGAATGGGAAATCTGAGAAGTGTTCATAAAGGTTTTGAGAAGGTTGGTGTTAAGACTGTTGTGGTTGATAGTCCCGGGCAGGTAGATGAAGCCGACGGCGTGGTTCTTCCCGGAGTGGGCGCATTTGCCGATGCCATGACCAACCTGCGGTCAGCCGGCATGGACGGCGCCATTCACCGGGCGGTTGCAGCCGGGAAGCCGTTCCTGGGTATTTGCCTGGGACAGCAGCTTCTTTTTGAAACAAGTGAGGAGTGGGGAATCAACGAGGGACTGGGTATTTTCCCGGGGCGGGTGCGCCGCTTGCCGGAAGGGTTGAAGATACCGCATATGGGCTGGAACCAGTTGGAGATACAACGCCCGGATCCGCTTCTTGCAGGGATTCCCGACCGTTCTTCATTTTACTTCGTCCATTCATATTATGTCGACCCGGCTGAGAAGGAACTGGCCCTGGCGCTGACTGAGTACGGAGTGCATTTTGCCTGTATCGTGGGAAAGGGGCATGTCTACGGAATTCAGTTCCACCCGGAAAAGAGCAGTTCCCTGGGCTTGAAAATATTAGAGAATTTTGGGAGAGTGGTTGAAGGATGTTAA
- the hisB gene encoding imidazoleglycerol-phosphate dehydratase HisB, with product MNELRKGTINRKTYETEIDVSINLDGTGVSRIYTGISFFEHMLQLFTKHANFDLDIVAHGDIHVDGHHTVEDAGICLGRAIKEALGGKQGIKRYGSAIIPMDEALALVAVDLSGRGFLAFDVPMPAQRVGDFETELVEEFLRAMAINGEFTLHVRLMAGKNTHHIIESVFKALGHSLREAAAASGVSGIPSTKGVL from the coding sequence ATGAACGAATTGCGCAAAGGTACAATCAATCGCAAAACCTATGAAACCGAAATAGATGTGTCTATAAATCTGGATGGCACAGGGGTTTCCCGGATATATACCGGAATTTCGTTTTTTGAGCATATGCTGCAGCTCTTTACCAAGCATGCTAATTTTGATCTGGATATTGTGGCGCATGGTGATATACATGTTGACGGGCACCATACCGTTGAAGACGCCGGTATCTGCCTGGGTCGCGCGATAAAGGAAGCTCTGGGCGGGAAACAAGGGATTAAACGCTATGGCAGCGCAATAATCCCCATGGATGAAGCATTGGCTTTAGTGGCGGTTGATTTAAGCGGGCGGGGGTTTCTAGCTTTCGACGTGCCCATGCCCGCGCAGCGGGTTGGAGATTTTGAGACCGAGTTGGTTGAGGAATTCTTAAGGGCGATGGCCATAAATGGTGAGTTTACTCTGCATGTTCGTTTGATGGCGGGGAAAAACACGCACCATATTATTGAATCCGTCTTCAAGGCTCTGGGACATTCTCTGCGGGAAGCTGCCGCCGCGAGCGGCGTGAGCGGGATTCCTTCCACGAAAGGCGTTCTGTAA
- a CDS encoding type II toxin-antitoxin system RelE family toxin has product MADVHLTREPEKYLKSIPEQLKNKFVIEMLALEHDPEAGILLRGSFKGYYRIKFKFQKVDYRIIYRIAWDEDIVYVVLLGPRENIYRRLTRLLRGK; this is encoded by the coding sequence ATGGCTGATGTCCATTTAACAAGGGAACCGGAAAAATATTTAAAATCGATTCCGGAACAACTTAAAAATAAGTTCGTAATTGAAATGCTCGCCCTGGAACATGATCCCGAGGCGGGTATTTTGTTGAGAGGTTCTTTTAAAGGATATTATAGAATAAAATTTAAGTTTCAGAAAGTTGATTATCGAATAATTTACCGGATAGCCTGGGACGAGGATATTGTTTATGTAGTTTTACTTGGACCGAGGGAAAATATTTATCGAAGGCTTACTAGATTGTTAAGAGGTAAATGA
- a CDS encoding adenylate/guanylate cyclase domain-containing protein encodes MTESLYDQYQGLGVLETVCVAFFDLVDSTHLKKQMGQLKGVDLALKHNQVAAEVCQRFNGRIIKHIGDSIMVVFKIPLEGILASIEFIQAIHMNQYPFRTKVGLVHGIAKKVDINGLDYLGNTVDRSARLTSQSLPNQILTDETTMDMIKPFLMDFNQLISRFVGMRELKGIGGIPVYELSLESIGFVEEEAIVPEVQFSASNGVTGVISKKAQKAASRVRIELPPLAGQTPVTCEVKDKILGKMLEQWTLKKEDLENIAIGYQNISHTFEKAYDLNIARLAFSGTFARGSMIKPLEPVDLITVMTPPSDQYRDVEETARGLAHVLSQGYPNSITINNNNCIIISLQGIDFLITPVLAVINGGQGQFMVPKGDFWVAANPAIPEQWMEQAVKRNGPTFLPFIRLLKMWQRINCTVLKSFHLELLTDFIASQIKLEISFESIYQWFRYAYNYYGKIKKPYILDPSKSNTYIDEYIFASSPVFKIFSTNITNAFNTAIQGVTYYRSGKKEKSMAKWKELFGEYWLA; translated from the coding sequence GTGACAGAATCCTTATATGATCAATATCAGGGACTAGGCGTTTTGGAAACAGTATGTGTGGCTTTTTTTGATCTTGTTGATTCAACACATTTAAAGAAACAGATGGGGCAGCTAAAGGGAGTGGACCTGGCATTAAAACACAATCAGGTTGCGGCAGAGGTCTGCCAGCGATTTAATGGTAGAATAATTAAACATATCGGGGATTCCATCATGGTTGTTTTTAAAATTCCACTGGAAGGTATCCTCGCGTCAATCGAATTTATTCAAGCAATACATATGAATCAGTATCCTTTTCGTACCAAGGTTGGGTTGGTTCATGGCATTGCTAAAAAGGTCGACATCAACGGATTGGATTATCTGGGAAATACTGTTGACCGGAGCGCCCGGCTAACTAGCCAGTCACTCCCCAATCAAATATTAACGGACGAAACAACAATGGATATGATCAAACCCTTTCTGATGGACTTTAATCAATTAATTTCCCGGTTTGTTGGCATGCGTGAGTTGAAAGGTATCGGTGGCATTCCTGTTTATGAGCTGTCTCTGGAGAGTATTGGTTTTGTTGAGGAAGAGGCTATTGTTCCCGAGGTGCAGTTTAGCGCATCTAATGGTGTTACAGGTGTGATTAGTAAAAAAGCGCAAAAAGCCGCCTCTCGCGTTAGAATTGAATTGCCCCCGTTGGCAGGGCAAACGCCGGTGACGTGCGAGGTCAAAGATAAGATACTGGGCAAGATGCTGGAACAATGGACATTGAAGAAAGAGGATTTAGAAAATATAGCTATCGGGTACCAAAATATAAGTCATACTTTTGAAAAAGCCTATGACTTGAATATAGCGAGGCTGGCTTTTAGCGGCACATTCGCGCGTGGTTCGATGATAAAACCGTTGGAACCGGTAGATTTGATTACGGTGATGACACCTCCTTCAGACCAGTACCGTGATGTGGAAGAAACTGCGCGGGGTCTTGCGCACGTTCTATCTCAAGGATACCCTAATTCTATTACTATAAATAATAACAATTGTATTATTATTTCATTGCAGGGGATTGATTTTTTAATTACGCCGGTACTTGCTGTAATTAATGGCGGACAGGGGCAGTTTATGGTTCCTAAGGGAGATTTCTGGGTAGCCGCCAACCCGGCAATCCCGGAACAGTGGATGGAGCAGGCGGTTAAGCGTAACGGTCCCACATTCTTGCCTTTTATTCGTTTACTAAAAATGTGGCAACGGATTAACTGCACGGTGCTTAAATCTTTTCACCTTGAGCTGCTAACTGATTTCATTGCTTCGCAAATCAAGCTGGAAATATCGTTTGAATCAATTTATCAATGGTTTAGATATGCATATAATTATTACGGCAAAATAAAGAAGCCATACATTCTTGATCCCAGTAAATCGAATACTTATATAGACGAGTATATATTTGCCAGTTCACCGGTTTTTAAAATTTTTTCTACTAATATAACAAATGCTTTTAACACGGCAATTCAAGGTGTCACATATTATCGTTCAGGAAAGAAAGAAAAATCTATGGCTAAGTGGAAAGAACTTTTTGGGGAATACTGGCTGGCATGA
- the hisC gene encoding histidinol-phosphate transaminase codes for MRSVFDINTLIRDDLKTLIPYDAPAYPDIIRLADNENPYDFPAEVTNQIFQSIFSQDFNRYPDTNAVKLREKLSAYTGVAPENIMIGNGSDELILTVMLAFGAGAAFAVATPTFSMYGIHGRIALSRELKVPRLEDFSVDVKSLIKTAAKPEVKIVVICNPNSPTGNAVPLNIIEEILANTNAVVVVDEAYGEFGGETSTPLLTKYPNLVILRTFSKALSMAGMRVGYLLARGPVMTELLKAKPPYNINSFSQAAARAVIDNLPLFQERVRKILADREYLFSAMAGLPGIEVFPTETNFILFRTMLPSEKVYDGLLERGVLIRYLDDPALSRCLRVTVGTGRENEVFLKALDDILKSQI; via the coding sequence ATGAGATCAGTTTTTGATATTAATACCTTGATTCGTGACGACTTAAAAACATTAATTCCATATGATGCTCCTGCCTACCCTGACATAATCAGACTGGCCGATAATGAAAATCCTTACGATTTCCCTGCTGAAGTAACAAACCAAATCTTCCAAAGTATTTTTTCGCAGGACTTTAATCGCTATCCGGATACAAATGCCGTCAAGCTGCGCGAAAAACTGTCGGCTTATACCGGTGTTGCTCCGGAGAACATCATGATCGGCAACGGCTCGGACGAACTTATCCTGACGGTAATGCTTGCTTTTGGCGCAGGGGCGGCGTTCGCAGTGGCAACTCCGACCTTTTCCATGTACGGAATACACGGGCGTATCGCGTTGTCCAGGGAATTAAAGGTTCCCCGCCTTGAGGATTTTAGTGTCGATGTCAAGTCATTAATTAAAACAGCGGCAAAACCCGAGGTAAAAATTGTTGTTATTTGCAATCCCAATAGCCCGACCGGAAACGCTGTTCCATTAAATATTATTGAGGAGATCCTGGCAAATACCAATGCCGTAGTGGTGGTGGACGAGGCCTATGGAGAGTTCGGCGGTGAAACCAGCACTCCGTTATTAACAAAGTACCCTAATTTGGTTATCCTTCGGACGTTCTCCAAAGCTCTCAGCATGGCCGGCATGCGGGTAGGATATCTCCTGGCACGCGGACCGGTTATGACAGAGTTGCTTAAAGCAAAACCGCCGTATAACATTAATTCTTTTTCCCAGGCGGCGGCCAGGGCTGTGATTGACAACCTGCCGCTTTTCCAGGAAAGAGTAAGAAAGATCCTGGCGGATAGAGAATACCTTTTTTCCGCAATGGCTGGGTTGCCCGGTATAGAGGTGTTTCCCACCGAGACCAACTTTATTTTGTTTCGCACCATGCTGCCGTCGGAAAAGGTTTACGACGGTCTTCTGGAACGTGGAGTTTTAATCCGCTATTTGGATGATCCGGCCTTGTCACGCTGTCTCCGGGTGACGGTGGGGACCGGGCGGGAAAACGAGGTGTTCCTGAAGGCTCTCGACGATATCCTAAAGTCGCAAATTTAG